GCCGACGTAGCCCGGGCTCTCGATAGTCGAGTACTCCAGCGTGTCGCTCTCCTGACTCACAGCCCGCTCGACAGCCAGCCCTACGTCCTGTGTCCCGCCGGCCGAGGTGCCGACGCGGAGTGACAGGTTCTGACTCCCGCCGCCACTGCTTCCGTCGCCCCCGTCATTACTGCCGCCTCCACCGTCGCCACCACCGCATCCGGCGAGACCGATAACGCCTGCAGTTGCTGCACCATACAGGAACTTGCGTCGATGTATGCTATCGTCTGACATCTTCAATCGGGATAAAACCGGGTATACTTAATAATCTATCTATCCCATGCATTGTTGACACTTATTGATACGGGAGCCGTGCAACCCGTGGCACCCACTCACCGCTCGACAGCATCATTCGGGGAGATATACCATCACCGGGCAATCTGCCGAGAGCATCACCGACTGAGTGACGCTACCGAACAGCATTTTTCCCGCGGGACTCCGTTTGCGGCCGCTCAGGACAATACTTTCCGCATCTATCTCCTCAGCGACGGCCACGATTTCCTCGGCCGGGTCACCGTGTTCGCGTCGCTTCGACACGGACACGCCGGCCGATTCGAGGTGGTCGGCCGCGGCGTTGACGCTCTCGGGAAAGTTGGTCTCGTCCCATATATCCTCGGACTTGACCTTCCCCTCACCGGTCGCCTCGAACTCCTCGTAGACGTTCAGAAGGACCGCTTCGACCGATTCGTCGGCGTTCAGGAGCGATTCGACTGCTCGTGCCGCGAGTAGCGAACGATCCGTATCCTCGTCGACCGGGACAAGTGCGTGGTACTCTCCAGACATGAGGACGGAATACGCACTTCGGCGGGAGGGACGGGATACCGCGGTCAGATCGCTCTCGATCGCTTCGCCCACCCGATGCGCGTTATCGCCTCCGCTCCAAGCTGGCCGAGGAGCCCGGCTGCCTCAAGGTCATGTTCTTTGAAGGCGTCGACGACGATATCGCCTGCGCTGAGCACGCCGTGGTTCCCGATAGGAACGTATAGTCCGGATCGGAGTTCGCCGCGGCTGTGGTCGTCTTCGATCATCTCGTGATCCGAATAAATCTCTGGTTCCCCCGTTCGGTAGATACGCGCAGCGGGCGTCTCCTCGTTGATGTCGTAGTTTGGCCGTTGACCGGCGCGTTCGAGACACTCCTCCGTGGCTTCAACGGTTCGGAGCGTGCTGTTATTCCTGTCGGCCAGTCGGACGGTGGTATTGACTAATCTGAGGATGTTCTTAGCGGCGTCGGCGATTATCTCGGCGACCTCCTGTCGGGTGCTGGCTTTTCGGAGTTCCTGGCTCGTCTTTCGGAGCACCTCGATTCGCTGTTCGCGTCGCTTCTCGTCGGTGATGTCCCGAACGGTACCATACATGGAGACGGTTTCACCGTCTTTCACGCGAGGATCACAGCGCATTCGTATTGACTGCTCGGTCGTTCCCTCACCGACGAGTCCTACGTCGATCGTGAACTGCTCGCACTCTTTGATTGCCGCTTCGAAGGCAGCCATCGCTCGCGACCGGTCGGATTCCGTGTAGTGAGTGGCCAGTTCCGAAAAAGAGAGCATCCGCTCCGGTTCGAGGCCGTGGATTTCCTTGGCCTTGCGACTCCAATGCATCTCCCCGGTACCCGCCTCATAATACCACACGCCGACGCCAGTAAGTCGCTGGATGCTCGATAGCATCTCGCGGTAGTCCCCGTATTCCGCGTCGGCGCCCAACCACATCGGTTCTACATCGTGTGGCGAATAGTCGTGCATAAGGATTGATATTGGGGATTGTACTGTAAAATCTTTTGCGTACGCTCTCGGTCTTATGCAGTACTGTGGAAAGCCCCGATAACGAGACAATCAATGGTTGATCCAACATGTCTATCAGGTATAGTATGAACGAACAACTCCAAGTGTGTGAGTGGCCTATTCCAAGCCCTGCTTGGACAGGCCGTGGAATTTCCGCGGCTACGGATGACCGAACAAGAACAGACACTCAGCCTGATTAATGTGGACGCTGTCGGGCGATACCCCGCTCTTCCCGCGACTTACACAAGAGCTCTAGCGTTACCAGTCCGCACAGTTGCTACAGAACACGATTGCTGAGCCGGTGTCTCCAGCCAGATTAAAGACGGTTCAAATTCTCCTTCTCTCATTCCCGCTCCAATCAATGTAGGCCATTCGCCACCAAATATCTATCATATATATTATGTTTGGTGACATCGGGAATGTCGCTCGGCCAGGATTAATCTTCAGTGGCGGGTAATATTGACATATCAATATTCTCATTATGTTAATGCTAATTCTAGTCGAGCCATTCACATTATGATAACGGTTTTTTACCCACATCATAAATAGTGGGTATGATCGATGATACACGGGGTCGAACGCTCAAAACGACGCAAACCTCGCTGGAGATTCTCACTCTCATCTTGGAGTACGACGGTCTCACTCTCACGGAATTGGACGAGATGGTCGATAGTCCTAAAAGTTCCATTTACAGCCACCTCAATACGCTCCGTCAGAAGCGGTACCTCCTCAAGGACAAAGGGACTTATAAAGTGAGTTTCAGGCTCGCGCTGATCGGTGAGACAGTCCGGTATCGCTATCCCAGCGATGAGGTTGTCAAAGAGGAAGTCGAGCGATTGGCCGAGAAAACGGGTGAAGAAACGAACTTCACTATCTTCGAACACGGACGTCTGCTGATGTTCTACGGGACCGCCGGAGCCGCCGCGGGGAAGGAGAGCGACGTCAACTACCGATCGGAGTACTACCTCCACAACACGGCCGCCGGCAAGGCCATCCTCGCCGAACTCGACCGTAAGCAGGTCGAGCGCATTGTCGACAAGTGGGGACTGCCACGGGAATCCGAAGCGACAATCACCGACCGCAATCGCCTGTTCGAGGAACTGGCGGAGATCGAGACACGCGGCTACGGAACCGTCGATGAGGAGTTCGCACCCGGTCTCGTCGCGGTAGGTGCGCCGGTCCACGACGAGGATGGCAACATCATCGGTGGGTTGAGCGTCGGGGGCCCGAAGTACCGCGTCAATCATACGCGGATCACTCAGGAACTGGCCGAACAACTCCTTGACGCCGTCAATTCATTTGAATCGACTCTGCACTCGTAACCTACTATTACCGGATTACGGTGTCGTTGAATAATAGGCGTACATCTGTTAGTTCTTGTTGAGTCGTCGCTGCTTCATTTGCAGGTGTGACCGCGGGCTACCGAATCAAGATCAGCGACATCGTTGACGAACTATGCTTTTCCAGATCCAAATGAGCCGTAATTCCGGATTCCAATGGCATCGATATTCGTTATCACCGTAGTCTCGCAAGCGGATCTAAAACACATTAACGATAATCACATTATGCGAACGGTCGTGGGAATGGATGATCGTCACTGCCCGAAACCTCCGATAATCGTCTGCATCCAGACCGATGAAGGGGACATTGGTAGAGTGGTTCGCATTATGTGATCAATCCACACGCTAGATTGTAGTAGTGATAGTGGAGCTGCCGCGGGATTTGTCTGTCACCAGCTCCAAATTTGCGTGGCTGATAATTTACATTTGTGGTGTCTGCGCTGGAGTGGTCACGCGATACAAGAGTCAACAATGGCCTTCAATCGCTCTGTAGTCGGAGAGTTCGCCGTAGCATTAGCTCCCTTCCCTCTAGGATTCATGGGCAAAGGCATTCGATCTGGAACCTAAACGTGACGGAACTGACGATTGCGAAATAGCAACCCGGACACTCAGCAGCCGGCGGTGAACGTGTACCCTCACTGAATCAGCGATTCTTCCCCCGGATCGTGGACAGCCGGCAGGAGTTACTGACCGTCTATAGCGACGACTTTCAGGCGTACGAACTCCTTGAAGAGGAGACAGACTCGACCACAAATACGCCGACGAGGAGGTGCACGTTACACCTGCAGGTATCAAGAATACTGACACGAGGGTAGCTCTCGTTCACCCGTGGCGTCTCTATAAGTAAGCTGATACGGTATCTCAGAGCAGTCCAATTACGTTGGAAGCTGTATCGAAACTCTGCGGGACGCTGTGGAAAAGCCGTTCTGGTGAGATAGGCTCCATTTAAGTAGTCCCCGAACTCGGAGCGTGCTTATGCCCCGGGTGCGAGTCCCGCCTCCCGTAGGTACGCGTCTAGCTTCTCGACGAGTGCCTCCGCGAACGCTTCGTCGTTGATATGGGTGTCCAGCTCCAGCAGTTCGACCCCCTCGTTGAGGTGCTCGCGCAGGGCGTCGAACAGTGCGGCATCGGCCTCGGGGTCGTAGAAGTCCTCGCCCTCTGTGTCAAGCATCGAGACGCCATGCGAGGGCAGGTACAGCGCGGTCGGGCCCGTTGCGGCGTTCAGTTTCTCGGCTAGAATCCTCCCCAGTTCGGCGTTTTCATCGACGTTCGTCCGCATTAGTGTTACCTGCGGATTGTGCACGTGGAGCTTTCGTCCCTCGAAGGTCCCGGGGACCGAATCTCGGGGTCCGAAGTTGACCATATCGAGCGCCCCGACCGAGACCACCTGCGGCGTACCGGTCTGGGCAGCGGCATCGAGGCGCTCTGGTCCAGCAGAGAGGACGCCGCCGACCAGTTCGTCAGCCCACTCTGTTGTTGTAACGTCAAGGACGCCGTCGATCGTACCCTGACGGATCAGCTCCTCCATCGCACGACCACCAGTCCCTGTGGCGTGGAACACAATCGTCTCATATCCCATAGCCTCTAATTTCTCGCGGGCGTGTTGGATGCAGGGCGTCGTCACGCCGAACATAGTGAGACCGATGGTCGGTTTTTCAGCAATCTCGGCATCGGGTTCGTTGGTGATCATCCCGACCATCGCAAGGGCGGCGTTCGCGATGACCTGTCGCGAAAGCTGGTTCAGTCCTTCGATGTCGGCGACAGAGTACATCATCATCACATCCTTCGCACCCACGTAGGGCTCAGTATCGCCGGAGGCCATCGTCGAGACCATTACTTTCGGGATGCCGACTGGCAGGGCTCGCATTGCCGTTGTCGCGATAGAGGTGTTGCCCGACCCCCCGAGGCCGAGCACGCCGTCCAACCGTCCGGCTTCGTGCAGCCGGGTGACGATGGCGGCGGCTCCCTCCCCCATCGTCTCGATAGCCTCGCCGCGGTCGGCGTCGTCTCGGAGGTGACTGAGTGTGGTCCCAGCGGCGTCGGCGACTTCATTCGCGGTGGTGTCCGGTTCGAACTCGGGGTCGCCCATCACGCTCGTGTCGACTACGTGGACCTCGACACTCTCGGCCTGCAACACGTCGCGTGCGAAGCCAATCTCCTCACCCTTGGTGTCGAGCGTCCCGACGATCACGACACTCATGATTCCTCCGTGACGTTCTCGGGTGTCGGCAGTTTCCCCGGCGGGACGATTTCACACTCTGGGAGGTCGCGCAGGACGTCCTCGGGGCCAGGAGGTGCATACACTGCAAACAACAGGAGCGGCTCCCACCCAGTATTGAGGGTCCCGTGTTCGACGCCTTCGGGAATGAAAACCATGTCACCAGCCGTGATATCGCGGGTCTCGTCAGCGACTTCCTGTTCACCCTCACCACGGATGACAAACAGAATTTCGTCGCTCTCAGGATGGGTGTGGCGCTCGTGGCCCTTCCCGGGTTCGAGTTTGACGACCCCGGCGCTGAACCGCTCGCCGCCGGTGACCTCGGGAGTGCTCATCCACTTCAGGACGCCCCAGTCGAACAGCTGACTCTCGATGTCATCGGGTTCGACGAAATGCCTGTCACTCATAAATCGATCTCCTTGAACTCGTGGGCTTGGTTCTCGATGGCCTGTTCGGTTGGGAGCCGTTCGATGCTGGAGGCACCGAAGAAGCCGACGACGCCCTCCGTGTGTTTGAGGACGTACTGGGCGTCGTCAGGCCACGCTATGGGGCCGCCGTGACAAATGACCATGACATCCTCGTTTACGTTTTTAGCGGCGTCGTGGTGTGCCTGCACCCGTTCGGCGGCGCTCTCGAGATCTAGTGCGGTCTCGGCCCCGATGTCGCCAGACGTGGTTAGACCCATGTGTGAGACCACGATGTCGGCCCCGGCCTCAGTCATCTCTCGAGCTTGTGACTCCGTGAAGACGTACGGACAGGTTAGCATCTCCTGCTCGGCGGCCTCCTGTATCATGTTGATCTCCTCATCGTAGCCCATCCCCGTCTCCTCAAGATTCTGCCGGAAACTGCTGTCGTCGTCGATGAGGCCGACCGTCGGGAAGTTTTGGACTCCCGCGAATCCCCGCCGTTTCAGGTCTTCGATGAACACGTCCATCTGGCGGAATGGGTCGGTCCCGTTGACCCCGGCCAGCACTGGCGTGTCCTCAACGACCGGCAGTACTTCGTGTCCCATTTCAACGACGATCTCGTTGGCATCACCATAGGGCAACAGGCCAGCAAGGGAGCCACGACCGTTCATCCGATACCGACCGGAATTATAGATGATGAGCAGGTCGACGCCACCTCGTTCGGCGAACTTCGCTGAGATGCCCGTGCCTGCACCTGCACCTATGATCGGGCGACCGGTATCGACTTCTGCACGTAGCGATCGGAGTATCTGATCTCTCTGAGCTGTCATCGCGTTCAGACCATCGAAAGGAGAGATAGTAAGGATTGGGAATAGCACGGTGCACGTGAGTTGGTCGCTACACTGTTCGTGTCGGGTCTTCCAGTGATGACACGGCCACCGGAGGTCCGTTGATATCCAATCGGTTTCATGATTATCAATCCCCGGTTTATCAGAGTGCAATATGCCGGTTGACGATATCAGAATGTCCTATCAACCTGCTTGGCGTAACAAGCGATAAAATTAGAAGTGCTCTTGTGGGTAGACAGGTATAACAAAGCAGGCATACTCGGCTTCTTTGAGATTGTCTGGTAGTGGGGACTCTCTTTCCGAATCTGTTCAACACGGTCGCACAGACAATATGTAACCCTACTGAATAGCCGATCCTGCCAACATTTCTCTGAACGAAATCGGGGAAGCGTGGCCGTATGCATTGGTCGCGCCAGTCTCAGATACTGTAAGTCTCTGGAAGATGAGACTAAATTGGGTGTAGCGGGCTGTAAGCATGTATTTGACGATTAAGTGACCGAGGGCAACTTCAGATTAGCTCTCAACCACTCGAACCTGTTGTAATACTGACTATATCGTCGGATTACGAAGATTTTCTGTATTGTAGCCACTCAGACTCCAAGCTACCTCCGATTGATTCCCTTCTCTATCCGATTCCGGTTTCCTTCTTCAACAACGTTAGCGTGTTATCGGCTGTTACAATCGGTGCTTGCTCGTACTCGCCAGTTAACTCAACTTACATGAGTGAATCGATGGATATCCAGATCCAGTATAGGAGACACGCAAACGCAAGGTAAAAGAACCATACTTGAAATCATTCAGCGTGGTGACAGCCATGAAACTTCTAACCTATTTGTATCTGTTCTGGATTACTCGGTGGATACTCAAATTAGAGCTTGGAATGTCCACAGATTCATACTAACTGGTGGTGAGTGATATCATATGACCGAGCGTATCACGATGACTCCACATTACATTCTGGCTCTCGCGGGGCCACTCATCGGTGGGACTCTTGTTTTTCAATTTCGTGGCGTCCTGTGGGCCAGTCGGGTATTCGGAGGGCGAATCACCACCCAGTGCATTTCGATATGTCATCCTTGCGTGGCTGAATATTGCCAGAATACGCAGAATATGGTGTGTTCAACCGTGCTCGCGTCTATTATCTCGCCGTCCGCCCGGGACGGGTCCTCGAGTATGTGGTAAGTCAGTACGAATAGTAGATCATTTCATCTCGTAGCCCATCTTCCGGAACTCGGTCTCAACGGTGCGGTCAGGCTCTCCGGCTCCGAGAAGCGCTGCCTCAAGCACGTCTACCTTGTAGACCGACTCAGTCTCGAAGACATCGCCCATTCGATCGACCAGCTCGTCGACGTGGTCTTGGGCAACATCGCGGAGGAAGATGTTCCCGTGGTCGCGGTCATTTTGGACACCACCGCGGCGGTACTTGTACGGAAGATCGCTGGTCGTATCCAGCGATTCCGTTGCTGTCGACTTGCCCGACGGTTCACTGTCGGTCTGGTCGGCCTCCTGAGTCGCTCCGTCATGGATGCGCTCACGATTGGCATTCTCGGTGGACCTCGTCAGTATCCACATCGACCGGGCTCCCGAGTTCGTCTCTGATGCGGGCGACATAGTCGACGAACTCGTGGGCTGTTCGCTCGCGCGGCCGCTCTATGTCGATAGAGATAGTCGACTGTACGGTTCCGGGGTCGGCGTCCATCACGACGACCCGGTCGGCCAGCGTCACCGCCTCGTCGATGTCGTGCGTGACGAACACGACCGTCTGTTCGGTCTGGGCCCAGATATCCAGTAGTTCGGCGTGCAAGCGGTCGCGGGTCCGTGCGTCCACGCTCCCGAACGGCTCGTCCATCAGGAGAATCTCCGGGTCAGGTGCGAGTGCGCGAGCGATGCCGACACGCTGTTTCATGCCGCCGGACAGCGCCTTCGGATACGCATCCTCAAACTCTTCGAGTCCGACGAGGTCGACCAGCTCCCGAACTCGCGCCTCGCAGTCCGCGCACTCACACGCGGGCCGGTCGAGTCCGAACCGGACGTTCCCGCGGACGGTTCGCCACGGAAACAGGGCGTACTCCTGGAAGACCATGCCCCGGTCGAGACCCGGTTCGGTGACCGGTTCTTCGCCGACAAGGACCGACCCACTGTCCGGGTCGTCGAGTCCCGCAATCGCTCGCAACAGCGTAGTCTTTCCACAGCCGGACGGTCCGACGACACAGCAGAACTCGCCCTCCGACACTGAGAACGAGACGTCATCGAGTGCTTGCGTCGACTCGTACGCCTTGCTGACGTTCCGAACAGTAATCTTCTCGCTGGGCGCCTCCTCGGGCTCCGTAGATGATTGCTCACTCATCGCCACGCGAGCACCCGCCGC
The Haloarcula sp. CBA1129 genome window above contains:
- a CDS encoding universal stress protein — protein: MSGEYHALVPVDEDTDRSLLAARAVESLLNADESVEAVLLNVYEEFEATGEGKVKSEDIWDETNFPESVNAAADHLESAGVSVSKRREHGDPAEEIVAVAEEIDAESIVLSGRKRSPAGKMLFGSVTQSVMLSADCPVMVYLPE
- a CDS encoding GAF domain-containing protein, which codes for MWLGADAEYGDYREMLSSIQRLTGVGVWYYEAGTGEMHWSRKAKEIHGLEPERMLSFSELATHYTESDRSRAMAAFEAAIKECEQFTIDVGLVGEGTTEQSIRMRCDPRVKDGETVSMYGTVRDITDEKRREQRIEVLRKTSQELRKASTRQEVAEIIADAAKNILRLVNTTVRLADRNNSTLRTVEATEECLERAGQRPNYDINEETPAARIYRTGEPEIYSDHEMIEDDHSRGELRSGLYVPIGNHGVLSAGDIVVDAFKEHDLEAAGLLGQLGAEAITRIGWAKRSRAI
- a CDS encoding IclR family transcriptional regulator, yielding MIDDTRGRTLKTTQTSLEILTLILEYDGLTLTELDEMVDSPKSSIYSHLNTLRQKRYLLKDKGTYKVSFRLALIGETVRYRYPSDEVVKEEVERLAEKTGEETNFTIFEHGRLLMFYGTAGAAAGKESDVNYRSEYYLHNTAAGKAILAELDRKQVERIVDKWGLPRESEATITDRNRLFEELAEIETRGYGTVDEEFAPGLVAVGAPVHDEDGNIIGGLSVGGPKYRVNHTRITQELAEQLLDAVNSFESTLHS
- a CDS encoding Tm-1-like ATP-binding domain-containing protein; its protein translation is MSVVIVGTLDTKGEEIGFARDVLQAESVEVHVVDTSVMGDPEFEPDTTANEVADAAGTTLSHLRDDADRGEAIETMGEGAAAIVTRLHEAGRLDGVLGLGGSGNTSIATTAMRALPVGIPKVMVSTMASGDTEPYVGAKDVMMMYSVADIEGLNQLSRQVIANAALAMVGMITNEPDAEIAEKPTIGLTMFGVTTPCIQHAREKLEAMGYETIVFHATGTGGRAMEELIRQGTIDGVLDVTTTEWADELVGGVLSAGPERLDAAAQTGTPQVVSVGALDMVNFGPRDSVPGTFEGRKLHVHNPQVTLMRTNVDENAELGRILAEKLNAATGPTALYLPSHGVSMLDTEGEDFYDPEADAALFDALREHLNEGVELLELDTHINDEAFAEALVEKLDAYLREAGLAPGA
- a CDS encoding cupin domain-containing protein yields the protein MSDRHFVEPDDIESQLFDWGVLKWMSTPEVTGGERFSAGVVKLEPGKGHERHTHPESDEILFVIRGEGEQEVADETRDITAGDMVFIPEGVEHGTLNTGWEPLLLFAVYAPPGPEDVLRDLPECEIVPPGKLPTPENVTEES
- a CDS encoding phosphoenolpyruvate hydrolase family protein; translation: MTAQRDQILRSLRAEVDTGRPIIGAGAGTGISAKFAERGGVDLLIIYNSGRYRMNGRGSLAGLLPYGDANEIVVEMGHEVLPVVEDTPVLAGVNGTDPFRQMDVFIEDLKRRGFAGVQNFPTVGLIDDDSSFRQNLEETGMGYDEEINMIQEAAEQEMLTCPYVFTESQAREMTEAGADIVVSHMGLTTSGDIGAETALDLESAAERVQAHHDAAKNVNEDVMVICHGGPIAWPDDAQYVLKHTEGVVGFFGASSIERLPTEQAIENQAHEFKEIDL
- a CDS encoding ABC transporter ATP-binding protein — translated: MAMSEQSSTEPEEAPSEKITVRNVSKAYESTQALDDVSFSVSEGEFCCVVGPSGCGKTTLLRAIAGLDDPDSGSVLVGEEPVTEPGLDRGMVFQEYALFPWRTVRGNVRFGLDRPACECADCEARVRELVDLVGLEEFEDAYPKALSGGMKQRVGIARALAPDPEILLMDEPFGSVDARTRDRLHAELLDIWAQTEQTVVFVTHDIDEAVTLADRVVVMDADPGTVQSTISIDIERPRERTAHEFVDYVARIRDELGSPVDVDTDEVHRECQS